A window of Magnolia sinica isolate HGM2019 chromosome 13, MsV1, whole genome shotgun sequence genomic DNA:
tatacaccaggggtccgcgaaaatcgagaaactgaagctcaagcggcttgAAAGTtaagcagaatgcaagatcacagcgttctcaccatccgttcagctcgaaactttatacgtggcctgaggaccataaatgaaccgtacacgtaaaatttcagctcttggatcactgtgaaagtggcccaacggacagatcagcccacaagttactgatctggggcccacctgatctatggatacacctcatcttcggtctcaatgccttgaatcatgtgaagaaccagatggacggagtagatttctcacaaacatctcttgGGACCCATACAGGTAGTGCATATACACGGTACGCAGGTGCACCGGATGCACATCAGAAATCCAAAcctcggtcagcaagcgctgatcgagctctccctctccaactCAATTCCTTCCCTGCGAACGCAACAGAGCTTGCGGctctttcttgtgggccaccttCATGATTCaatggactgatccggaccgtccatcagaagcccttgCCCCCTATCATCCTCGCCTAGATGGCAGAATTTCAAGAAACATTGGAGGCCGGCTGTTGATCGCCAAAACTGAAGGCAGACGGTGGAGAGATGCGATTTGATGGACCGCACTAAACCCAAGTAAAAGAAACCCTTCCTgactgaaattccgagaggaattcaatggacggtttggatttctcaaatgacaatgtaagtgggccccaccgagagtccagcgccgATAGTCTCAGGCCCTGTTTACGCAGCCCGTGTGCGCCCGGCCAATCAGGGCCATTCCGTGATCATAGCAGGGGTCGGcccgtccatctggaccgtccattcatccCAGGAGGTAGACAAGACCGGACACATGGTGTCTTTCAGACCCATACGCATGTACGCATGGAAACAGCGTCCGAGAGACCCGGACGTTCCAGTCCATTCGGCGATCGTGGCCAGGTTCAGAACAATGATCCTGGCCGTTCAAAACCTCTCCAAGGAAGTGCTGAGTCATGGCAAGAAGACTGAACGTCTTAGATTTGTTCTCAGTAACCGAAAAGATGAATCGACGCAAGAAGTTTCCAAGGATACCACGCCGGCTGACTGCGTTGCTACGTAAATGGGCGGAAAGAAGAGTCCTGATTGAAGCGTGTAGGGACTCAAAGACTGCCAGGGGTTTGTTTTATAAAGAAGGGAGAAAACGTGAAGAGGGGAGCTTGGCTGATGCAGGAAATGGAAGGGAGAAAGAGAAATAGAGGGGACGTGCATTGAGCGTGGAGACTCTTTTGAAGGACGTGGAGGCTGAAAACGTGAAGCAGCAGGTGGGTTTTTCTGCTGGAACGTGGAGGCTGAAACAGACTaagtagtttttcttcttttttcgttttcttttcctttatatttgttttgagttcaagccatttatgtgtggctaaacctcttagctggggctaagaggtgaagcctgtagtgagatgggagattatattttgtttctgtaatttcaaattcataaactgaatgtgattcTAGTTggttattcaaggaatatttctcttagtctttaatggtctgttgtgactgaaattacaatgagtttgcaatggctttgaatatttctttcccctttttatgtttatgaagtcaggaagccctgttgttcatcattgttccatgggcatggtaggatgacagtacccttcctgatcttcatacattattgattggttggtaattagtttaatcctgttgtttgctttgtctcctgggcatggctcgataatggaatccattctaattcatatacctttcatctcttgaaaaccagatcaagtaagttcagtttgaattccataatccttgatgcaggcataagacctccctgatctctacaagtggatcctctgaatccctagtttccttcctctgaatttcttaaagttttagataattattccacaattatttcttaaattttatttggtttagatcacattttagtctagttctattccTACTTGGTTTccgataacgtacaggtatcagtccctgtggattcgacctcggtctcaccgagtttattactacatcacaaccctatacttggggagtgaacaacaatTAAGTTTGGGAAGGGAGAAAATGTTTGGAAATCTTTCATGGCTGCCAAGTACCAGATCTATCTCCTCACATGTCAGACAGACCTAGGTGCACCTCATCTCCGTTGTAGAAGCGAATCTTAGAGCTCTTTCCTTTAGTGAAATCCCGAGTGCTTTGGCAAATTGGAACTGGAAAGTGTAACTTTTGGAAGGAAAATTGGACAGGTCTTGGGCCTCTCTCAGCTCGCTATTTATGAGGTGCCGAAAAATTTGCTCGACCTCCAGGTGTGCCAGGTACTTGGAGCAGTCGGTCCTCTTCCCCCTTCTTTCGTGTGGCTCCTCCTCCCCCAACGGGTAATCGACCACGTCTTTCAGGCCGGATTTTGTGTATCAGGGGACTCGGACAAGCCGATCTGGCCGTTCACTCCAACTGGAATATTCTCTATAAAATCAGCCTGGGCGATGAGTAAGGTTCCGAGTACGGGTTGTAGCTGGGCAAGATGGGTATGACATGCAAAACTTCCACCCAAAATCTCGCTTCTTGTCTGGAAAGTCTTGCAAAACGCGGTCCCGGTAGATTGTGCGGTTCAGTCTCATGGTGTTCAGCTGGCATCTAGATGCATTTGTTGTGCTCTTCAGGATGCCCAAGTCCCCGTTTTATTCGCACAGGAATCAGTTCTCCATTTGTTTGTTTTGAGCAATTTAGAGCAGAGTGTGTGGATAACTATTGGAAGATGGTTTCAGATTTTAGTCATGAACGCTGCTTCGACCGAGGCTCGGTTAAATCAGTGGTGGGCGGTGGCCTCGACAATGAGAAGGAAAACGGTGGGACACATGCTTGCTCCTTGCTTGAtaatttgggagatttggaaagctagaAATGCTGCAATTTTTGACTCGAGGGTGGTATCCCCAGCTACAGTTATTGCCAATATCAGGAGGTGGTTCGTTCATCTTACTGGTTCAGCTGTGGGTGTTGGTGTCGCTGATTAGGGTTGTCAGCTCAGGCCACAAAGTGTTGTTTTCAACTCTTCTAAAAATTCTGCTGGTCGCGCCTTGGTGGTTAAGTGGGAGAGGCTCCCACCTAGCTGGTTTAAGATAAACGTTGATGGCTCAGCCCGAGGAAACCTAGGTAGGTCAGGGAGGGAGGGATCTGTCGAGGAGATAAGGGTGATTTCATCTTCACCTTCTCTGATGGCTATGGGATAGGAACTAACACATCTGCAGAGCTACGTGCCGTTCATGATGGTTTATCCCGTGGTCTTCAAAGGGGATTGTTGCGAATCATAATCGAATCAGACTCTAGACaagtgataaacatgatcaatgGAGTGACTGAGCCGGGATGGAAGTGGAAAGCATGGATATTTAGGATAAACCAGATGAAGAGGCGGGGTCAAATTACGTTTGCGCATATTTTGAGAGAAGGGAATTCTCCAGCAGATTTGATGGCCCGGCAAGGTAGCGGAGCCCAATTATCTTCTTGCTTTGACAACCAATCTGAACTTCCTCTCCAGGTCAGAGGTTCCATTTTTCTTGATAGGGTTGGCTTAGGTTCGATTAAGATGCTGTGATGGTCTATGCTTTCTTTGTGCATGTTTCTTATTTTACAATAGGCCCCCTATTTTATGTAAAGCGGTGCCCGAGTGTACAGGGCCGGATTGATTAATGTTATAGAAAgcgttgttttgaaaaaaaaaagaagaaggtatgTGTGCAACCATGGCTCTTGGTTTACTGGTCTTGGTGATGGTGATAGGTGTGTCCGCCACTCTACCGAGCCAAGTCATCAACTGTACATCAGGTAGCAACAATTGCACCGTGACGAACAGCTACGGCACCTTCTCCGACCGGACCACTTGCCGAGTGGGCGGCTGCTGTGTATCCATCAGACGAGATGGAATTGCTACATGCCGTATCGAATGTATCCATGAAAAAGCAAAAGATGAAGGTGGTGACCGTCTACTCTCATGGCATGACCAAGATCTCCTATCCAGGTGGGCCTAGTGGGACTGGTCTTGCAATAAGCACTGAGCGGTTGAATCATGTGGCTAGCATTGACTCGGCAAGCATGCGCATAACCATGGAGAGTGGGATAACCATGAGCAGAATGACTGGCGGTCTCACATTCGCCCTACTGGCTAGGACTTACCTTGGGTGGTGTATTGAGTACGGGAGGACATGGGAGTTCATTGTTTGGAAAGGGATCAGCTATTCATGAGTATGTTGTGGGTATGAGGCTTGTTGTTCCGAGTCCTGAGCCTATCAACGGCTATTATGCGAGGATTGTGGACTTGGAGAAGATGACCCTGACCTTAGCAGCTAAAGTGTCTTTGGGTGTGCTGGGAGTCATTTCTCAGGTGACACCTCAACTAGAGCCCATGTTCAAGCGCTCCATCACCAACAGGGTCTCACTGGATGCAGATTTTGAAAACACCATTGCTACGTTCGGTGAGACCACTGAGTACAACGACATCACTTGGTATCCTTCACAAGCTAAGGTAGTATACTGAGATGACTTTCGTGTTCACACAAGCATAGCCGGAGATGGCAATAATGATTTATTCTCGCCACAACTATCGCTGCTCGTCGAGTCGGCTCGTGCAGTAGAGGAAACATTCGAAGCGACAGGAAATTCCAAAGGAAAATGTTTACTGTCCAAAATTCAAGTAACGACGGCACTCCAGGGGGGCGGGGCACTAAAGAACGGTGGGGATTTACTGGGTTTCACAGGCTATCCAGTGATTGGGAATCAGAGCAAGATGCAGGGCTCAGAATCTTGCATGAAGGGCACTGATGATGAACTACTCACTGCttgtcaatgggacccacaaatcaAAGGGCGGTTCTTTCATCAAACTGCCTTTAGCATACCTTTAGCCAACGTGACCTCCTTCTTCGTCGACGTGAAGAAACTAAGAGATATGGATCCCATTGCTCTCTACGGTGCTGAATTGTACGGCGGATTCTTGACGAGGTTTGTTCGGGAATCTACAGCGTATCTCGGGAAGACTACTGATTCATTCCAGATAGACATGACCTATTACCGATCCCGCGACCCAAATGAGCCTTGGCTTCATGAAGATGTGTTTGAAGAGTTCGGGCAAATAGCAATTTTCAAATACAATGGACTTCCTCATTGGGGGAAGAATAGGAACATTGGTTTTCACGGGGTGAGAGATAAGTTAGGGCCGAAAGGCGATATGTTTATACAAGTGATGGAGAGGTATGATCCAGACGGTTTGTTATCTTCTGAATGGACGGATGGGATCTTAGGATTGCGTGGGGCTGGAGTGTTGATCGAGAAGAATGGCTGTGCACTTGAAGGATTGTGTATATGCTCGATGCATGAACATTGTGCACCACACAAGGGCTACTATTGTCGTCAGGGGCGTGTATTTACTGAAGCTCGTGTGTGTCGGAAAATCGACATCTCTCAGGCTAATCGAATAGATGATGCTTGCTGGGACCATGCGGATGACTTGTCACgtgtgtgggacatctgagccGTGAACGGGATGGTTCATCCgtgaagattatctggaccaatGTTTACGACGAATGTGTTATAATaaatgtgtgacccaccttatgaTTCAGCAGTCCTAATTTTGTGCCTGACCTCTtacctggtgtggcccacttgatgcaccgTCAGATGTTCCATGCACATGCCAGATTAGCATGtcaggcaaaacaaaaatatctaTTTTACAGTATGTTAATCATTCACTACTTTCCTTGCAAGGCATATtggtatgtatatatgtatgcaaCTATCATTAAAAATGGGACTGCTATgtgtccaccccccccccccccgctaaaaaaaaagaaaaaaagaaggtggAATTACCCTACCTGTATTTTATTGCCAAAAGAAAATCTACAGCCTTatatttcaggtgggctccacaaaaaacaACAGACCTTACTTATCATATAGCAAAAACACATCCCAAAAaggtctcaaaaaaaaaaaaaaaagaaaaaaaaagaaaaaaaagaacgaaGAGGGCCAAACTCAGACAAGCTGCACCCAAAAGAGCCCCTTTCAATGGAATTTCCCCAGTCGACTTACTTGAGTATTTTATTTAGCTTATTTTTGGCCTTATGTCTATCATAAGCGGGAAGAAAAAAGATGAACAGGATATGAATTGGGTCTACGTACCCCACCCGTCCTTAGCTACGAACCAATTGGGGCtttgaggggccaccatgatgtatggcttttatccacTGGAAACTGCGGTGATTGAgtgccttaccattaaaaatttcaaagggcCCATAGCGAGGGTAACAGAtcaaacttgttgataatgtcaagaagatgatgaggtaaaaatacaaagataagcttcatccaaacttttgtggcccataaaaagtttttaatggtcattcatcacctATCTTATGGTTTTGAATTTCTTAAGGTTTAGGATCACAtcataaaattagatggaaaataaatgaacggcatggatatacaacatcaAGGTATGCCCCACACAATTGGGGTAACAACCACTAAGGTGTACACAATGAGTTTTTTTATCTTTTAGTTGAAATGACTTTTTGAACCAAGAGTCATGGTAATAAGAGTCCATCCTTCAACCTTTCTCTCAACCAAGAGTGATTTACGAACTCATctttcaatttatttttgttctaaaaaaatttttaaaaattttaactctAATCGTAGTTCTAAGTGCACAAAAATTTAGGGTCGTTACACGCCCACTACTACCAAGCCTTTCCAAACCGTCTGCCACTGTATTTCCTTCTTTAAGGGTAGATGTAATACTGAAATTGAGCAAAGATTTCATACGCTCCACCCCGAACCAAATGAACTAAAAGGGATAGATGCTAAGGGATTGGAAATATATGTTAAAATCCGAGAGTCATCTCCACTACGATGTTGTTCAACTCTAACTCGCTACAAATTTTCACCCCATCCAAGACTGCCTGGGGCTTTCACTTCTATGATCGACATCATGCCATAATAGTTATGGAAAGCAAATACTATCCTGCTCAAATGGTTCTTACAAATCCCTCCACCCCCTCCCTCACTTGGGTTGCCATGAGAGGACCCATCTACGCTTAGTTTTCACCAACTAGGTTCTAGTTGttgcaaataaaaataatatgctTGAACGAATACAACActaaacaaaagtaaaataagGAAGAGGAAATATTGATTTATGTACACTTTTCCATTTATTAACCAATAGCCTTTAGATAGGCAGTACACCAACAAATAGATCCAAACTAATAGCACCAAACTTGGCACTACACACATCGtgtaaagcaaactatcctataGACTAGGTAAAACAAAAGACCATGATCATAAAAATTAGACAAGTATAATAACCATAAAACCACTAATTGAAAAATATCCTATTGACTCGAACAACTAAGAACTCAAATACTTGAGTAAATAAATTATTTCCAACATTCCCTCTCTTAAACTGAATGTTTGACAACATTTagtttaaagaatatcaactgtGAACTTCAACCTGAACCTTCTAAAGTGTAGACCCTGAGCAATTCCCTTAGCTTCTAAAACAAAAGCATTTTGAGAGGTTTGGTGAATATGTCAGCGATTTGGTCTTCATTTCTATAGAAGATAAGATTAATCACTTCATCTTTCATGAGATCCCTTAAGAAGTGATACTTTACATCTATATGCTTGCTTCTTCCGTGCAAAATAAGATTTTTggaaagtttatgttgaactgtTGTCACAATAAATTGAAGTGCCTCCTTATTCCTTGGACTGAAGTTCTTCAAGAATTCTCCTTAGCCAAATAGATTGACATGCACATGAAGTTGCGGCTACGAATTCGACTTTGGTTATTGATAAAGTGACAATTAGTTGTTTCTTTGAAGACCATGAGACAACTCCTAAACCCAGCATAAAAGCATACCCCGAAGTGCTTTTTCTATCATCTTGATATCCAGCATAATCATTATCAGTAAATCCAATCAAATATGAATTTTCTCCCTTTTAAAGCAGCCCAAAATTAGCAGTACCTTGCAAGTAACGAAAAATCCTCTTTTCAGTTAGAAGATGCATCTCTCTTAGGTTTTCCATATATCTGCTAATAAgacttaaaacgtatattatatCAGGTCTTGTTGCAGTCAAATACATCAAGCTTCTCATAATTTGCTTGTAAAGGGTGTTGTCAACCCTCCTTTTTTTAGGATCTTTGATGAGCTTCAAACCCACTTTAGTTGGTGTCCTAACAGAATTGCAATTCTTCATTTGAAACCTGTCTAAAATTTCTCGCACATACTtcttttgagaaataaaaattccagctATAGATTGCGTCACTTCAATACCAAGAAAATAGTGCATCATTCCAAGATCAGACATATCAGATTCAACCATCATAGACTTCTTAAATTTGTCAAACATGGCACTATCATTTCCAATATAAATAAGATCATCCACATATAAGCACACAATGATCATCTTTCCTCCATCACCAATTTTAATATAGAGTGTATACTTATATGGACATTTTTTAAATCACTCATTGGAAAAATAAGCATCTATACGACTATACCAAGCTCTCAGAGCTTGTTTTAGTCCATATAGTGCCTTTTAAAATTTATACACCTTATGCTCATCTCCAATCTTAACAAAACCAGGAGGTTGATCAATAAATACCTGTTTTTCCAAGTCTCCATGTAAGAAAGTCGATTTCACATCCAACTGAAAGATAGGCCCTGAGTTTTGAGCCGCCAATGTAATCACCAATCTGATTGTATCAAGTCATGCAACAGGAGCAAAAACTTCTCTATAGTCCACACCAAACTCTTGCTTATAGCCTTTAGCTACTAAGTGTGCCTTGTACTTGTCGACTTCGCTGTTCTCCTTCAATTTTGCCTTGTACACCCACTTGACACCAATTGTCTTGTGCCCTTTTGGAAGCTCAGTCAACTCCCAAGTATTATTCCTTTCAATAGATGCAATTTCTTCATCCATCGCCTTTTGCCATTTTGATTCTTTGACAGCTGCTTCGAAAGTAGTAGGATCACAATATGAGAAAAAGTAAAATGTGCAAGTAGGTACTTAGATTGGTCAATCCCAGTTACCTCATAATCGGTCATCCATGCGGGCCTTCTTCTAGCACGTTCTGGTCGTTATTCATCTTGAGTAGCTATTAGAACTAGTTGTTGCTCATTCTCTACTAGCTGCTGCCTTCCATCTTCTTTTTCTCCATTAAAATCAGGAAGAATTTGTTGTCCAATAACATTGTTGTTTCATAGCCAGAATCGTTCGTCATAAAAAACAACATCGCAGCTGATAAAAATTTTCTTGGTTCTAGGATTGTATAACTTATAAGCTTTTGACTGATCACTAACACCAAG
This region includes:
- the LOC131224121 gene encoding probable truncated L-gulonolactone oxidase 7, mitochondrial, which codes for MRLVVPSPEPINGYYARIVDLEKMTLTLAAKVSLGVLGVISQVTPQLEPMFKRSITNRVSLDADFENTIATFAGDGNNDLFSPQLSLLVESARAVEETFEATGNSKGKCLLSKIQVTTALQGGGALKNGGDLLGFTGYPVIGNQSKMQGSESCMKGTDDELLTACQWDPQIKGRFFHQTAFSIPLANVTSFFVDVKKLRDMDPIALYGAELYGGFLTRFVRESTAYLGKTTDSFQIDMTYYRSRDPNEPWLHEDVFEEFGQIAIFKYNGLPHWGKNRNIGFHGVRDKLGPKGDMFIQVMERYDPDGLLSSEWTDGILGLRGAGVLIEKNGCALEGLCICSMHEHCAPHKGYYCRQGRVFTEARVCRKIDISQANRIDDACWDHADDLSRVWDI